In the Kineococcus rhizosphaerae genome, one interval contains:
- a CDS encoding LacI family DNA-binding transcriptional regulator, which produces MAVTSRDVARVAGVSQPTVSRALRDDPRLSEQTKQRVREAAVLLGYVPSDAGRALSSGRTRRIGLLVTDLTNEFYHHIIAPVHHELAHHGYQLVLHTESDDNGDVVDRLLANGIDGVVLATTTVDSLAPLRLRDRGLPFVYLNRTNTQVDADSTVVSPAQGFADAARRVVDLGHVRVGAVLGPSNTSTGQSRELALRAAMADHGLALETRFVRRGPYETGVGDAAVTELLTLPEPPTLIFCGNDVVAYGALNAAARLGVRVPEDVSVVGFDDLPPAAWPILQLATIAYDLEGMAREAARLAVLRIDEPAKPLSHTTFDTTFVERRTLGEAPLH; this is translated from the coding sequence ATGGCAGTGACGAGCCGCGACGTCGCGCGCGTCGCGGGTGTCTCGCAGCCGACCGTCTCCCGGGCCCTGCGCGACGACCCGCGCCTGTCCGAGCAGACCAAGCAGCGCGTGCGCGAGGCCGCCGTGCTCCTGGGCTACGTGCCGAGCGACGCCGGTCGCGCCCTGTCCTCCGGGCGGACCCGGCGGATCGGGCTGCTGGTGACCGACCTGACCAACGAGTTCTACCACCACATCATCGCGCCGGTGCACCACGAGCTCGCGCACCACGGCTACCAGCTGGTGCTGCACACCGAGTCCGACGACAACGGCGACGTGGTGGACCGCCTGCTGGCCAACGGGATCGACGGCGTCGTCCTGGCCACGACGACGGTCGACTCCCTCGCCCCGCTGCGCCTGCGCGACCGCGGGCTGCCCTTCGTCTACCTCAACCGCACGAACACCCAGGTCGACGCGGACTCCACCGTCGTCTCCCCCGCGCAGGGTTTCGCCGACGCGGCCCGGCGGGTCGTGGACCTGGGCCACGTGCGCGTCGGCGCGGTCCTCGGCCCGAGCAACACGAGCACGGGGCAGTCGCGCGAACTGGCGCTGCGGGCGGCGATGGCCGACCACGGCCTGGCCCTGGAGACCCGGTTCGTGCGTCGCGGCCCCTACGAGACCGGGGTCGGGGACGCCGCGGTCACCGAGCTCCTGACCCTCCCGGAACCACCGACGCTGATCTTCTGCGGCAACGACGTCGTCGCCTACGGCGCGCTGAACGCCGCGGCACGCCTCGGCGTCCGGGTCCCCGAGGACGTGTCGGTCGTCGGCTTCGACGACCTCCCGCCGGCGGCCTGGCCGATCCTGCAGCTGGCGACCATCGCCTACGACCTCGAGGGGATGGCCCGCGAGGCCGCCCGGCTGGCCGTCCTGCGGATCGACGAGCCTGCGAAACCGTTGTCCCACACCACGTTCGACACCACGTTCGTCGAGCGCCGGACGTTGGGCGAAGCCCCCCTCCACTGA
- the hisD gene encoding histidinol dehydrogenase: MVLHLKSAPTKSFADTTQHDVAARVGAIVDDVRRDGDAAVRRYAEQFDGWTGPTRLDDDRVEEIVATLDPQVLEDIRFVQDQVRTFAQAQRDSLVDLEVETLPGVRLGQKHVPVQAAGAYVPGGKYPLTASAHMTIVTAKVAGVPRVVACTPPIRGEVPAATIAAMKFAGADEIHVLGGVQAIAAMALGTDTIAPVNLIAGPGNAYVAEAKRQLFGEVGIDLFAGPTEILIVADESADPFLVAVDLLSQAEHGPESPAVLITTSRALGEQVLAHVERLLPGMPTADYAGPAWRDWGQVLVADDLDEAYALADAFAFEHVQVFTADPREALEKMHDYGALFLGEGTCVSYGDKVIGTNHVLPTLGAARYTGGLWVGKYLRTVTYQEITDPASSARLGEVCGRAARVELFEGHARSGDVRAWKHAGRRADWIEQALAVTP, encoded by the coding sequence ATGGTGCTGCACCTGAAGAGCGCGCCCACCAAGTCGTTCGCCGACACCACCCAGCACGACGTCGCCGCCCGGGTCGGCGCGATCGTCGACGACGTCCGCCGCGACGGCGACGCCGCCGTGCGCCGGTACGCCGAGCAGTTCGACGGCTGGACCGGGCCCACCCGCCTCGACGACGACCGCGTCGAGGAGATCGTCGCCACCCTGGACCCGCAGGTCCTCGAGGACATCCGGTTCGTCCAGGACCAGGTCCGCACCTTCGCCCAGGCGCAGCGCGACTCCCTCGTCGACCTCGAGGTCGAGACCCTGCCCGGGGTGCGGCTGGGGCAGAAGCACGTCCCGGTGCAGGCCGCCGGAGCCTACGTCCCGGGCGGGAAGTACCCGCTCACGGCGTCGGCGCACATGACCATCGTCACCGCCAAGGTCGCCGGGGTCCCGCGCGTCGTGGCCTGCACCCCGCCCATCCGCGGGGAGGTCCCCGCGGCGACCATCGCGGCCATGAAGTTCGCCGGGGCCGACGAGATCCACGTGCTCGGCGGGGTGCAGGCCATCGCGGCCATGGCCCTGGGCACCGACACGATCGCCCCGGTCAACCTCATCGCGGGCCCGGGGAACGCCTACGTCGCCGAGGCGAAGCGGCAGCTGTTCGGCGAGGTCGGCATCGACCTGTTCGCCGGGCCCACCGAAATCCTGATCGTCGCCGACGAGAGCGCCGACCCGTTCCTGGTGGCCGTCGACCTGCTCTCGCAGGCCGAGCACGGGCCCGAGTCGCCCGCGGTGCTCATCACGACCTCGCGCGCCCTGGGTGAGCAGGTCCTCGCGCACGTGGAGCGGTTGCTGCCCGGCATGCCGACGGCCGACTACGCCGGCCCGGCGTGGCGCGACTGGGGGCAGGTCCTCGTCGCCGACGACCTCGACGAGGCGTACGCGCTGGCCGACGCGTTCGCGTTCGAGCACGTGCAGGTGTTCACCGCGGACCCGCGCGAGGCGCTGGAGAAGATGCACGACTACGGCGCGCTGTTCCTGGGAGAGGGCACGTGCGTCTCCTACGGCGACAAGGTCATCGGGACCAACCACGTCCTGCCCACGCTCGGCGCCGCCCGGTACACGGGCGGGCTGTGGGTCGGCAAGTACCTGCGCACCGTCACCTACCAGGAGATCACCGACCCGGCATCGTCCGCGCGGCTCGGCGAGGTGTGCGGGCGCGCGGCGCGGGTGGAGCTGTTCGAGGGGCACGCCCGCTCCGGCGACGTGCGGGCCTGGAAGCACGCGGGCCGCCGCGCCGACTGGATCGAGCAGGCCCTGGCGGTCACGCCGTGA
- a CDS encoding SDR family oxidoreductase, whose product MSVPTHPAPGRVLVTGATGSIGRPLVDELSARAVPMRVLCRRPEQVRSFTDRGVEAVLGSFEDGASLREAMRDCDQVFLNTAAGPDQFRHNRDAIDAAVAAGVRHVVKVSASDANPRSAIPWARDHALADDHLTRSGLAWTRLQPGAFTKNLLTEAAAIRRGWLPQTSGHGATGWVDVLDVAAVAVRVLTDPGVQGGSGERGRVYRLTGDRPLSYPEIAGILTETLGHRVRYVHVPGPAFYLALRAGGVPGWQARGLVHQFVDVVRRGQDDGRLCTQDVPDLIGRPATTVADFAARHRAELTAA is encoded by the coding sequence GTGTCCGTCCCCACCCACCCCGCCCCCGGCCGCGTGCTCGTCACCGGGGCCACCGGCAGCATCGGCCGTCCTCTGGTCGACGAGCTCAGCGCCCGCGCCGTCCCGATGCGCGTGCTCTGCCGCCGCCCCGAGCAGGTCCGCTCCTTCACCGACCGCGGCGTCGAGGCCGTGCTCGGCAGCTTCGAGGACGGCGCGAGCCTGCGGGAGGCGATGCGCGACTGCGACCAGGTGTTCCTCAACACCGCGGCCGGACCCGACCAGTTCCGCCACAACCGCGACGCGATCGACGCGGCCGTCGCGGCGGGGGTCCGCCACGTCGTGAAGGTCTCGGCCTCCGACGCCAACCCCCGCTCGGCGATCCCCTGGGCCCGCGACCACGCCCTGGCCGACGATCACCTGACCCGCAGCGGCCTCGCGTGGACCCGCCTGCAGCCGGGCGCGTTCACCAAGAACCTCCTGACGGAGGCCGCCGCCATCCGGCGCGGCTGGCTGCCGCAGACCAGCGGGCACGGGGCGACGGGCTGGGTCGACGTGCTCGACGTCGCCGCCGTCGCCGTCCGGGTGCTCACCGACCCCGGCGTGCAGGGCGGGTCCGGCGAGCGGGGCCGGGTCTACCGGCTGACCGGGGACCGCCCCCTGTCCTACCCCGAGATCGCCGGGATCCTCACCGAGACGCTGGGGCACCGCGTCCGCTACGTGCACGTCCCCGGGCCGGCGTTCTACCTCGCGCTGCGCGCGGGCGGGGTTCCCGGCTGGCAGGCGCGCGGGCTCGTCCACCAGTTCGTGGACGTGGTGCGCCGCGGGCAGGACGACGGGCGCCTGTGCACGCAGGACGTCCCGGACCTGATCGGGCGGCCGGCCACCACCGTGGCCGACTTCGCCGCCCGTCACCGCGCCGAGCTCACCGCCGCCTGA
- a CDS encoding HpcH/HpaI aldolase family protein — MGDSLRERAGAGERLVGVLLRMPAEELVEMAAVTGFDFVLVDCEHGAGDVLALRQHVAFAAVHGVPVVVRVGSGDPGMVLRVLDQGAEGILVPHVDDAAQAAEAVASAHYPPLGQRGFATYSRAGRFGTVDPGTHREDQLRRTLVLGMVESPAGVAAVDEILRTPGMDGVMVGPADLAAVSGPDDPSPAESTARVNAAVAAGGKLRMDIVGNAAAATAAFADGANFVVYNLAHALMAHLAELRRAKP; from the coding sequence ATGGGCGACTCGTTGCGCGAGCGCGCCGGGGCCGGGGAGCGCCTGGTGGGCGTGCTGCTGCGGATGCCCGCCGAGGAACTCGTGGAGATGGCGGCGGTCACGGGGTTCGACTTCGTGCTCGTCGACTGCGAACACGGCGCGGGCGACGTCCTGGCGCTGCGGCAGCACGTCGCGTTCGCCGCCGTGCACGGGGTCCCGGTCGTCGTGCGGGTCGGCAGCGGGGACCCGGGGATGGTGCTGCGGGTCCTCGACCAGGGCGCGGAGGGGATCCTCGTCCCGCACGTGGACGACGCCGCCCAGGCGGCGGAGGCCGTCGCCTCGGCGCACTACCCGCCGCTGGGGCAGCGGGGTTTCGCGACCTACAGCCGCGCGGGCCGGTTCGGCACGGTCGACCCCGGGACGCACCGGGAGGACCAGCTGCGCCGCACGCTCGTGCTCGGGATGGTCGAGTCGCCCGCGGGGGTCGCGGCCGTCGACGAGATCCTGCGCACCCCGGGGATGGACGGGGTGATGGTCGGGCCGGCCGACCTCGCCGCCGTGTCCGGGCCGGACGACCCGTCCCCGGCGGAGTCGACCGCCCGGGTGAACGCGGCCGTGGCGGCCGGCGGGAAGCTGCGGATGGACATCGTCGGCAACGCGGCGGCGGCGACGGCGGCCTTCGCCGACGGGGCGAACTTCGTCGTCTACAACCTCGCGCACGCGCTCATGGCGCACCTGGCCGAACTGCGCCGGGCGAAACCCTGA
- a CDS encoding carbohydrate ABC transporter permease — protein sequence MKPREFWLLFSPSLVVMVGLLVLPLVRTLQWSVESVRYGTPGTFVGLANFTAALGDARFGRAVLFTVVITVVTTAVLLVLGYLVAIGVNRLTTSRPLVLGIMLVSYVLPNLVGAVAYSWLFDDNFGGLVNRFVEFLGGSPVLWFTDQVPNAAVVVSNTVWHMLPFAMLIVLAGLQSVPTELREAATIDGASSLQTHLRVIIPTMRGVLGFVTLISIMDVLRTFDSLIPLSPQAAAIGNESIMMYVYSVAFADGAQNLGLGSAVNVLTIGLILVMLIPFIRGIFKEAKVAR from the coding sequence GTGAAACCCCGAGAGTTCTGGTTGCTGTTCTCCCCCAGCCTGGTCGTGATGGTCGGTCTGCTGGTCCTGCCGCTCGTGCGGACGCTGCAGTGGAGCGTCGAGAGCGTCCGGTACGGGACCCCCGGCACGTTCGTCGGGCTCGCCAACTTCACGGCGGCCCTGGGCGACGCCCGGTTCGGGCGGGCGGTCCTGTTCACCGTCGTCATCACCGTCGTCACCACCGCGGTGCTGCTGGTGCTGGGCTACCTCGTCGCCATCGGCGTGAACCGGCTGACGACGTCGCGGCCGCTCGTGCTGGGCATCATGCTCGTGTCGTACGTCCTGCCGAACCTCGTGGGGGCGGTGGCGTACTCGTGGCTGTTCGACGACAACTTCGGCGGTCTCGTCAACCGGTTCGTCGAGTTCCTCGGCGGCTCACCGGTGCTCTGGTTCACCGACCAGGTGCCGAACGCCGCCGTCGTCGTCTCGAACACCGTCTGGCACATGCTGCCGTTCGCGATGCTCATCGTCCTGGCGGGCCTGCAGTCGGTCCCCACCGAGCTGCGCGAGGCCGCCACCATCGACGGGGCGTCGTCGCTCCAGACCCACCTGCGGGTCATCATCCCCACGATGCGCGGGGTGCTGGGTTTCGTCACCCTCATCTCGATCATGGACGTGCTGCGCACGTTCGACAGCCTCATCCCGCTGTCGCCGCAGGCCGCGGCCATCGGCAACGAGTCGATCATGATGTACGTCTACTCGGTCGCCTTCGCCGACGGCGCGCAGAACCTGGGGCTGGGCAGCGCCGTCAACGTGCTGACCATCGGGCTCATCCTCGTCATGCTCATCCCGTTCATCCGCGGGATCTTCAAGGAAGCGAAGGTGGCCCGATGA
- a CDS encoding ester cyclase — MALDPVAYKPYADPDDFIREVTDLIWVDRAISFIRENYEPDSIVHGPYGTATTRDEVIEGTLMRIAATPDRTGQAEDVVWEARGDDAFLSSHLVLSGDLLTGQHSRTIANCLYRRGRMVEEWVVRDTLAGALTLGLDLDAEARAQAFRGYTGSWTRPAPVDVIAAGDSGPRPDEHRSEVERVLELIETVWNGRDLQKVETFFARDLVLLTVGNRVVIRPEGYRRALLRFLESFPAGRFEVRDVQTNYAVRYGGLRVAVTWKFVGDYTGVTSYGPRTGKPVDLLGISQFTFHQGSLVKEVRLWDDIALRAQIAGVRGDVEPGPTNIY, encoded by the coding sequence GTGGCTCTCGATCCGGTCGCGTACAAGCCGTACGCCGACCCCGACGACTTCATCCGCGAGGTGACCGACCTCATCTGGGTCGACCGCGCGATCAGCTTCATCCGCGAGAACTACGAACCGGACTCGATCGTGCACGGCCCCTACGGCACGGCGACGACCCGGGACGAGGTGATCGAGGGGACGCTGATGCGGATCGCGGCCACCCCCGACCGGACGGGCCAGGCCGAGGACGTCGTCTGGGAGGCTCGCGGGGACGACGCGTTCCTCAGCTCCCACCTCGTGCTCTCCGGCGACCTGCTGACCGGCCAGCACAGCCGGACCATCGCCAACTGCCTGTACCGCCGCGGGCGCATGGTCGAGGAGTGGGTCGTGCGCGACACCCTCGCCGGTGCGCTCACCCTGGGCCTGGACCTGGACGCGGAAGCCCGCGCGCAGGCGTTTCGCGGGTACACGGGCTCGTGGACCCGCCCCGCCCCCGTCGACGTCATCGCGGCCGGCGACTCCGGTCCCCGCCCCGACGAGCACCGCTCCGAGGTCGAACGGGTCCTGGAGCTGATCGAGACGGTCTGGAACGGGCGCGACCTGCAGAAGGTGGAGACCTTCTTCGCCCGCGACCTCGTGCTCCTCACCGTGGGCAACCGCGTCGTGATCCGCCCCGAGGGCTACCGCCGCGCCCTGCTGCGGTTCCTGGAGTCCTTCCCCGCCGGGCGGTTCGAGGTCCGCGACGTGCAGACCAACTACGCCGTGCGCTACGGCGGGCTGCGCGTCGCCGTCACCTGGAAGTTCGTCGGCGACTACACGGGCGTGACCAGCTACGGGCCGCGGACGGGCAAGCCCGTCGACCTCCTCGGCATCTCCCAGTTCACCTTCCACCAGGGCTCGCTCGTTAAGGAGGTCCGCCTCTGGGACGACATCGCCTTGCGCGCCCAGATCGCCGGCGTCCGCGGTGACGTCGAACCGGGCCCGACCAACATCTACTGA
- a CDS encoding cupin domain-containing protein has protein sequence MTTDHAHTELTVDAAEIERRTVRRSDWVACNAAFIDCRTPGSDRKENYAFIGGGVSQNANQFINLTEPHGFNTGAAGMPNGISNNLHLHFTAEVFVNLGGEFRLRWGVDGKQGEYVSTDGDIITVPTWIFRGFTNEGPDDGILWTVLGRDVTGGIIWGPSVLKEAESYGLHLTADNRLVDTVAGDELPEDVALIKPMKAKYIDELTTYSVEEMRRRVVQSGDRVYSRNALLCATLPGGAAELALVIGYGMTEDRRQVPNVTEPHSFNMAWVRAAAEEGLLRHRHDRTQALLVTSGRWAITLNGDPATTVELGPRDSFSVPPGAWRAFRCVEAGPSGAGELLVVNSGDDRVYLDWAPEVVDAARDTDRMIDPNGYLAPVGVMVTATEDD, from the coding sequence ATGACCACCGACCACGCGCACACCGAACTCACCGTGGACGCGGCGGAGATCGAACGCCGCACCGTCCGCCGCAGCGACTGGGTGGCCTGCAACGCCGCGTTCATCGACTGCCGCACCCCCGGGTCGGACCGCAAGGAGAACTACGCCTTCATCGGCGGCGGGGTGTCGCAGAACGCGAACCAGTTCATCAACCTCACCGAGCCGCACGGCTTCAACACCGGGGCGGCGGGGATGCCGAACGGCATCTCCAACAACCTGCACCTGCACTTCACGGCCGAGGTGTTCGTGAACCTCGGTGGCGAGTTCAGGCTCCGCTGGGGCGTCGACGGGAAGCAGGGCGAGTACGTCAGCACCGACGGCGACATCATCACCGTCCCGACGTGGATCTTCCGCGGTTTCACCAACGAGGGCCCCGACGACGGCATCCTGTGGACCGTGCTGGGCCGCGACGTCACCGGCGGCATCATCTGGGGCCCCTCGGTGCTGAAGGAGGCCGAGTCCTACGGCCTGCACCTGACCGCGGACAACCGGCTCGTCGACACCGTCGCGGGTGACGAGCTGCCCGAGGACGTCGCGCTCATCAAGCCGATGAAGGCGAAGTACATCGACGAGCTCACGACGTACTCCGTCGAGGAGATGCGCCGCCGCGTCGTCCAGTCCGGTGACCGGGTCTACAGCCGCAACGCGCTGCTGTGCGCGACGCTGCCCGGCGGGGCGGCCGAACTCGCCCTGGTCATCGGCTACGGCATGACCGAGGACCGCCGGCAGGTCCCCAACGTCACCGAACCGCACTCCTTCAACATGGCCTGGGTCCGCGCGGCCGCCGAGGAGGGGCTGCTGCGGCACCGGCACGACCGCACCCAGGCGCTGCTCGTGACGTCCGGCCGGTGGGCGATCACCCTGAACGGCGACCCGGCGACCACGGTGGAACTCGGCCCGCGCGACTCGTTCTCCGTCCCGCCGGGGGCCTGGCGCGCGTTCCGCTGCGTCGAGGCGGGTCCCTCCGGCGCCGGCGAGCTGCTCGTCGTGAACTCCGGCGACGACCGCGTGTACCTGGACTGGGCCCCCGAGGTCGTCGACGCCGCCCGCGACACCGACCGGATGATCGACCCGAACGGCTACCTCGCCCCCGTCGGCGTCATGGTCACCGCCACCGAGGACGACTGA
- a CDS encoding SDR family NAD(P)-dependent oxidoreductase, with translation MTDLAGRTALVTGGGSGLGTAIATALRRAGADVVVAGRDTGRLAAVADRLGARAAVCDVADPASVERLRAELADVEVSIVVNNAGIPGPVAPLTEVSVEEWDEVFDVNVRGTFLVCRAFLPAMVARGAGDVVNVASVSGKRPLLNRTPYCASKTAVIGLTSTLAFEVGPAGVNVNTLSPGPVEGPRMERNFRLAAERTGTTVEQAQEEFVSRAALGRMVTEEEVGRAVVAMLGMPGLCGADVDLSAGMVA, from the coding sequence GTGACCGACCTGGCCGGTCGCACGGCCCTCGTCACCGGGGGCGGCAGCGGGCTGGGCACCGCGATCGCGACGGCCCTGCGCCGCGCCGGGGCGGACGTCGTCGTGGCCGGTCGCGACACGGGGAGACTCGCGGCGGTCGCCGACCGGCTGGGCGCCCGGGCCGCCGTCTGCGACGTCGCCGACCCCGCGTCCGTCGAGCGCCTGCGCGCGGAACTGGCCGACGTCGAGGTCTCGATCGTCGTCAACAACGCGGGGATCCCCGGGCCCGTCGCGCCCCTGACGGAGGTCTCCGTCGAGGAGTGGGACGAGGTGTTCGACGTGAACGTCCGCGGGACGTTCCTGGTGTGCCGGGCGTTCCTGCCCGCGATGGTCGCGCGCGGGGCCGGGGACGTCGTGAACGTGGCCTCGGTCTCGGGCAAGCGCCCGCTGCTGAACCGCACGCCGTACTGCGCGTCCAAGACCGCCGTCATCGGCCTGACGTCGACCCTGGCGTTCGAGGTCGGGCCCGCGGGCGTGAACGTCAACACGCTCTCACCGGGTCCGGTCGAGGGCCCGCGCATGGAGCGGAACTTCCGGCTGGCCGCCGAGCGCACCGGGACGACCGTCGAGCAGGCGCAGGAGGAGTTCGTCTCCCGGGCCGCGCTCGGGCGGATGGTGACCGAGGAGGAGGTGGGGCGGGCGGTGGTGGCGATGCTGGGGATGCCCGGGTTGTGCGGCGCCGACGTGGACCTGTCGGCGGGGATGGTGGCGTGA
- a CDS encoding ABC transporter substrate-binding protein, producing MPTEKRTFALIAAAVAGALVVTGCGAGSRVGNDNATSVTCDYEAPKAKTTVNVLAYNSSAIDPFTNTMVSSCTKGDVTVKHDPIDFGGQVTKTTATLAGSTGTYDLVETYGFVIPSLAQDDKLVPLDDLFAKYASKQDLNAISESMRQGMSYDGKLYALPMQAQMFVLAYRKDVFDQLGLEAPTTFPEMVSAAQAIQAAGVMEHPIALPWLATSDVTTSFEAAMNSLGADFVDADGKVTLDGPQAQQALEAMLALKPFMDPQVTTFDQPKVQQQMYNGTAAMSIMFSGRMNDLTLASNSNLSDKFAFAGAPKLTSDAQYSYSRLSIDGWSIPKNTKLDHDMLFTMMASAVGEDASKASIPAAYPAREGLVTTSNSPYGEAANASIASTMPPVVSPVLADLSNEIRPILVQVLTGELPVADGMAQMQAAGEKLAG from the coding sequence ATGCCCACAGAGAAGCGCACCTTCGCCCTCATCGCCGCGGCCGTCGCGGGTGCTCTCGTCGTCACCGGGTGCGGGGCCGGCAGTCGCGTCGGGAACGACAACGCGACGTCGGTCACCTGCGACTACGAGGCCCCCAAGGCCAAGACGACGGTCAACGTCCTCGCCTACAACTCCTCCGCGATCGACCCCTTCACCAACACCATGGTGTCCAGCTGCACCAAGGGCGACGTCACGGTCAAGCACGACCCCATCGACTTCGGCGGGCAGGTCACCAAGACCACCGCCACCCTCGCCGGGAGCACCGGCACCTACGACCTCGTCGAGACCTACGGCTTCGTCATCCCCAGCCTGGCGCAGGACGACAAGCTCGTGCCCCTCGACGACCTGTTCGCCAAGTACGCCTCGAAGCAGGACCTGAACGCCATCAGCGAGTCGATGCGCCAGGGGATGTCCTACGACGGCAAGCTCTACGCCCTGCCGATGCAGGCGCAGATGTTCGTCCTGGCCTACCGCAAGGACGTCTTCGACCAGCTCGGCCTCGAGGCCCCCACGACGTTCCCCGAGATGGTCTCGGCAGCCCAGGCCATCCAGGCGGCCGGGGTGATGGAGCACCCGATCGCCCTGCCGTGGCTGGCCACGTCGGACGTGACGACGAGCTTCGAGGCCGCCATGAACTCCCTCGGCGCGGACTTCGTCGACGCCGACGGCAAGGTCACCCTCGACGGCCCCCAGGCGCAGCAGGCGCTGGAGGCGATGCTCGCCCTCAAACCCTTCATGGACCCGCAGGTCACGACGTTCGACCAGCCCAAGGTGCAGCAGCAGATGTACAACGGCACCGCGGCCATGTCGATCATGTTCTCGGGCCGGATGAACGACCTGACGCTGGCCTCGAACTCCAACCTCTCGGACAAGTTCGCGTTCGCGGGGGCGCCGAAGCTCACCTCCGACGCGCAGTACAGCTACAGCCGGCTGTCCATCGACGGCTGGTCGATCCCGAAGAACACCAAGCTCGACCACGACATGCTGTTCACCATGATGGCCTCGGCCGTCGGCGAGGACGCCTCGAAGGCGTCGATCCCCGCCGCCTACCCGGCCCGTGAGGGGCTCGTCACGACGTCGAACTCGCCCTACGGCGAGGCCGCCAACGCGTCCATCGCCTCGACCATGCCGCCCGTCGTCTCCCCGGTCCTGGCCGACCTCAGCAACGAGATCCGGCCGATCCTCGTGCAGGTCCTGACCGGTGAGCTGCCCGTCGCCGACGGGATGGCGCAGATGCAGGCCGCGGGGGAGAAGCTGGCCGGCTGA
- a CDS encoding alpha/beta fold hydrolase — MSALVLLPGMNCSADLWAGCGLEGALTPPLDRPSVAEQVEVLLGVLPPRFVLGGLSLGAVVAAELALRAPERVTALVLTAVNGRAPTAAQRRSWARWRARLREGATARVLQEEILTSLLPPDVAATRPDLVARTLAMCCEEPVLDRQLSLQDSRADLLGRLPGLTVPTLVVSGERDAICPPEFHTAIAGAVPGARLASLPAGHLVPLEEPGRFGDLVRSFVRGGPQAAVSSAR; from the coding sequence GTGAGCGCACTCGTCCTGCTGCCCGGGATGAACTGCTCGGCGGACCTGTGGGCCGGGTGCGGGCTGGAGGGGGCCCTGACCCCGCCGCTGGACCGCCCGTCGGTGGCCGAGCAGGTCGAGGTGCTGCTCGGGGTGCTCCCGCCGCGGTTCGTCCTCGGCGGGTTGTCACTGGGGGCGGTCGTGGCGGCCGAACTCGCGCTGCGGGCCCCCGAACGGGTCACGGCCCTGGTGCTGACCGCCGTGAACGGGCGCGCACCCACGGCGGCGCAACGACGGTCGTGGGCGCGGTGGCGGGCCCGGCTGCGGGAGGGTGCCACGGCGCGGGTGCTGCAGGAGGAGATCCTGACCTCGCTGCTGCCCCCGGACGTCGCCGCGACGCGGCCCGACCTCGTGGCGCGCACGCTGGCGATGTGCTGCGAGGAACCGGTCCTGGACCGTCAGCTGTCGTTGCAGGACAGCCGTGCGGACCTGCTGGGACGGCTGCCGGGGCTCACCGTCCCGACGCTGGTGGTCTCCGGGGAGCGGGACGCGATCTGCCCGCCGGAGTTCCACACCGCGATCGCCGGCGCGGTGCCCGGGGCGCGGCTCGCGTCGCTGCCCGCGGGGCACCTCGTGCCGCTGGAGGAACCCGGGCGGTTCGGGGACCTCGTGCGCTCGTTCGTCCGAGGGGGCCCTCAGGCGGCGGTGAGCTCGGCGCGGTGA
- a CDS encoding carbohydrate ABC transporter permease, producing the protein MTVHTGPGTQVRGLAQVPVVRAVRRRPPVVTGVLLGIVCVVTLAPFVWMALSVTKPTNVAFANPPVLTGYTPTLQAFVNLWQTTYFADYLTNTIVVAVISTVIALLIGIPAAYALSRFPSYVSALLLVLALVFRALPRFSVVLPMYDISRALGIYDTTFALAVALVAINQPFTIWLLRNFFAEIPRELDEAAMIDGCTRIGMLRRVMIPLMRPGILTAGIFVFLFAFQEYLTALVLTDSSSKTVPVFIATQLGQTLPMLQQAGAASLLLTLPVVVIAFVAQKYLVAGLSDGAVKG; encoded by the coding sequence ATGACCGTGCACACCGGACCCGGTACGCAGGTGCGGGGCCTCGCGCAGGTCCCCGTGGTCCGCGCCGTCCGCCGGCGCCCACCCGTGGTGACGGGCGTCCTGCTCGGGATCGTCTGCGTCGTCACGCTCGCACCCTTCGTGTGGATGGCGCTCTCGGTCACCAAACCCACGAACGTCGCGTTCGCGAATCCCCCGGTGCTCACCGGGTACACCCCGACGCTGCAGGCCTTCGTGAACCTGTGGCAGACGACGTACTTCGCGGACTACCTGACCAACACGATCGTGGTGGCGGTCATCTCCACGGTCATCGCGCTGCTCATCGGGATCCCCGCCGCCTACGCGCTGTCGCGGTTCCCGAGCTACGTCTCGGCGCTGCTGCTGGTCCTGGCGCTGGTGTTCCGGGCCCTGCCCCGGTTCTCGGTCGTGCTGCCCATGTACGACATCAGCCGGGCGCTGGGGATCTACGACACGACGTTCGCGCTGGCCGTCGCCCTCGTGGCCATCAACCAGCCGTTCACGATCTGGCTGCTGCGCAACTTCTTCGCCGAGATCCCCCGCGAGCTCGACGAGGCGGCCATGATCGACGGCTGCACCCGGATCGGGATGCTGCGGCGGGTGATGATCCCCCTCATGCGACCGGGGATCCTCACCGCCGGGATCTTCGTGTTCCTCTTCGCCTTCCAGGAGTACCTCACCGCGCTCGTGCTCACCGACTCCTCCTCCAAGACGGTGCCGGTGTTCATCGCGACCCAGCTTGGGCAGACCCTGCCGATGCTCCAGCAGGCCGGGGCGGCGTCGCTGCTGCTGACCCTGCCGGTGGTCGTCATCGCGTTCGTGGCGCAGAAGTACCTCGTCGCCGGGCTCAGCGACGGCGCCGTGAAGGGGTGA